TTTCTGGAGAGTTCAGGATCTCATAGAAGAAGACCGAGAAGTTAAGTGCCAAGCCCAAACGAATGGGATGTGTGGGTTCCATTTCAGCCTTGCTGATGTCAAATGCTTCCTGGTATGCTTGCTGTGAGCTTTCAATGGTAtctaaaggaaaaaataaaatcatttgtaTAATTATCAAGGTTCCCAAACAAATCCATTGAACAGAAATTGTTCAACTTAAAGACTACACTCCACTTTCAGCAGGAGGCAAAACTGTaaacttaaataaatgaaaacttacaaacgctagtgtgaaaataaaataactgtagtACTGATGTTAACTCACTTGTTTTGTTCTCTCCACTGGCAACTTCAGCAAGGTATCTATAGTAGTCACCCTTCATCTTTAGATAGAAGACTTTGCTCTCTGAATTTGAAGCATTTTTAATTAGATGGTCATCCAGCAGTTTCTGTGAAGATAAATGTGAGATCAATTTCAAGTTTACAGACCAAATACTGAACAGCAAAACTTAAGTACGAATGTCATTTATTGAGCCCCAAGTTAAAAGGTATGAGGACCGCAACATTCAACACCACTGGATGAGCGATGGTTCATCCAAGTGTCATGCTGGCCTACATCCATTAGAAAGCTCTCCTCCCTTTGCTCTTTACAAGTACATTCTGCATCCATCAGGAGTCAAGTGCATATGCTCACACTGTCATTTTGAAGGAtcattttactttgtggtaatttCAGCTGAAGTTGCTCCAAATTGCACAGAACCAGGCCAGGCCTCTGGTGTGTCCCCAGCTGTCTTCTGCCCCAGATACTTATATTTTGTGCAAGGACTGTGCAGCATGGTTTCACGTCTTATTGCTGACACTGCCGTTATTGCCATTTTGAAACAGCCATGGCATTGCTTATAGGCTAGAGATTTCCTCAGATATTTTACATGGTAATATGTTTTTACAATACTCCCATTACAATGGTCCATTTGGGTCCATTTGCGCGCGCCCCCCCAAATCCCCCCATTTTAACACACATGCTAAAGACTAACAATGAGCATATTTGCCAGgataacaaagcaaacaaattaaatccaccTCATCTGATGTTTAGATGATACCATAACTATATCAGATGTAGTTTAGATATACAAATCAGGTGCCCaaagtttatttcttttaataaaaataaatttaaaaaaaaaaaaaatctacatacAACCCACATTAACACAAGTTAACCATTTGTGTGGGCTATACATAACATACTGGGGTAACAGCAGAAACTACAAGCTGATCATTTCTCCACCTGTATGTGATGCCTAAACAAACTCCATCCTGACTATTGCTGAGAGGTATATTGGTTTAACGGTAtaaaatttttgattttttcatATGCCACAATCCCCACAGAAATTCCATGAGCAAAGTCTAGGGAAACATACAAGCTCTGGCTGCATTGCATCATTCCCATAATTACTACTTGAAACCACACAGTTCAGAAAAGACCCATACTTGCTCCATGTGCATACTCatttaaattataaaaaaaaaaaaaaaaaaacccaaatgcaGTCCATCTCTAGTTGGCAAGCTGAGAATCTGCCTGGAATTGAATAAAGTTTGCGAGAGAAGGGAATGTGAGCCCAGATGCTCAATGGCTAGTTTACAGCTACCTTCTCCtttctaattacttttttttttttaataaagccaaaaggttttttttaacttactaCTTGTCTAGAGCAATAAGCTTTGGTTGTAAAAACATGTCAagctttaaaaactgtacttacaAACTACTTTTTGCAGTTTTGAGTAAATAACTAGTTACTTAAGACATAAATGACTCCTTTTTACCCTCCTTCATCTGCAACAAAGACCGATGTAGAAATTCTTACCTACCACATCTAGCCATTGTGCTTACATTTTACTTAAAACCTTAattatttttagctttttaaactgttagttttaaatttgtatttgcatatttttccaTTTACCAATTTCCTTGCTTTGTGTAAATATTGCATTTAGCTACTAGCTTCTATTTCCAAGTTAAATTACTATCAACTGTTGCGTTTCGGCCACCTAACAGCATTTTCCCCAACTTTGTGATGATTAAACTAGGCCAAGTCATTCATCTTTGAGTGGATATGCATAGAGGATTACTTTGGCTAATCTGTCGGTGAAACTCACATGGCTTAACCGATTGAAAGTGCAAATTAACTGTTTGACTAAATGAAAAGCTTGATACTCTGCAGACAAACATCAATTTTACCTACAACTTCAGTTTTACAAATTTAAACCGTTTTCAAACAAAACGGTCCAGACACCACTCTCCCgccatttacaaacacaagctCAGCTGAAACACACAAGTGCTAAGCATTCCTCTTTCATTGCATATTCTACACAATAGACAAGAGGAGTGCATTTCCCTTCAGAGCTTTCACACAAAGCTCTGATTTCAGTCACcagtgctcacacacacacacacacacacacacacacacacacacacacacacacacacacacacacacacacacacacacacacacacacactgttgttACATTTAATCCCAGCTGTGCCAGTGCCTTCACATTTTTAATGGGAATTGATGTGCTTTCAGAGTATGGGCGGATCCCTTATCAATTCACTATTAGCTGCAGGGTGTTTCCTTTACTTTTAAAGGTTATAATCAGGCAAAATAACGCAATGTGTCAAAGATGCCTACGCTGGAAATCAAGAGTTCTGCTGAAGGGTTTAATTTTTTTAGACTATGTACAATTTCATGTTTAAAACTTTTCAATAGTCTGCATCTCCTCAGCTGACAAGCCTATAGTTGTGTCTTAAAGTTCTAAATGCACATGTGTAAAAACTGGAGCAAAGCATCTCCACACCTCTGCTGTCTGCACAGTGAAAAGTCTGGCACTTGTCACTGTGCAGGAAATCAAGTAAGGCGGCACATAAGCAGCTTACTCGTCTATTGCCGTCTTTGCTCTTCTTTGTGGCTGCATTACCAACTTGTGAGGCTTCTGCAGACAAGTTAAGGCATGAGCATTGACACGCCCTTCTCTGCTGACAGACCCTCAGTCAAGACTGAGTAGGGAGAAAGCTGAAAGCTGAGTCACTGCCATGCAAGCGCACATCCTCATGAACACGCATGGAAGATGGTGGAAAATGAATGCCTCCTGCTGCTTTGCAACACATTTGAAAAAGGCATCAGCTCAGGAAAATTATTTCAATCTTATAACTAAGGTTTCACTTTGACCCCTCTAGTCCATTATCAAGGCCAGCTAGAAACAATGTAAAGGACCAATCTGTGATGTAGTACTGGGTTAAGCAGTAAAGCATACTCCAGCAATTCTGTAATGATAAGCCCTGAAATGCAGCAAGTAAAGTCTGAGAAGGTATTTAGTTGGACTGGTTTTAATAGGTGGACCTGCACAACAGAGGATGacattttctttgtctgtttgtttttttaaaccaatctATACAAGCTGGACTTAAGACAGGCATTTCTGCATGTATAAATGGCACCGATAACATTATAGACTACACTGACTATCATCTACAGCATACATTCAGTGCATTTCCTAGGTTAAGCCTTTACCCATTTAGACACACCTTTTTGGTGCAGCTAATCTGACCTTTCCTCAGTTACAGCACACCCTCACAAGTTTAAACCCATTGTTTGAAATCCAGATTCCCAAAAGACAGGAACAGTGGGAGGACAACATAATACTTCCTTGTCCCCACTGGTTTTAGACTCCATATTTACAGGACAACTTACAGGAAAGAGCATTGACTAAACTgttcaatatttaaaaaaaaaaaaaaaaaaaaaaaaaaaaaaaaatgcacacaaattcatcagcaaaattaaagtgtgtgtgcgtgtgtgtaataTTTAGATCTAAGGTAAAAAGTTAAGTCTATTTGCTTAATTAAGTgcattcttaaaaaaaaaaaaaaaaatctggtagaAATCTCTCCTTACAATAAAATGCATCAAGCATTTGCCACTCCCCTCAAGAGCAAACGTAGattctaaaaaaagaaacactgcagTTTTAGTCACCACTGACTGAAGTTGGTTACAATAATTATAATTTAGTCAGCAGTAAGACATTACAGCTTAGCTTCCAGAGTACATATTCCAAGACGGTGGTCTCCATCTCACATATAAGCAACATGGGCTATGCTGcgcgattaaaaaaaaaaaaaaaattaagtacaattaaaaatatatatactttaCCAAAACACATTTGCAGATTTCATCCAGTTCTGATTCCACTTTCTCGCGATATTCTTTGACCATCTGCTGCTTCTTTTCGCAACCCTCGGTCTTCAGTCCGATGCTGGATATCACCCTCCATGAGGACCGCCTCGCCCCAACCACGTTTTTGTAGGCGACGGACAGCAGGTTCCTCTCCTCGTTTGACAGCTCCTCTCCCATCTCTGTAACAGCCTTCATACATTCTGCCATGTCGTCGTAGCGCTCAGCCTGCTCTGCCAGCTTGGCTTTCTGGATAAGATCCGTTCTAGCCatagtttatatatttattggaAGCGAGAAATGAGAAATCCCGGGAGGGTGACAGTCGAGGACTGTTACGCTTTAGAATGGCCGTAGGATGGGATGGACGGTGGCAATCCCCACAAGCTGCGAAAAGACGTTAACAATTAGTACGATGGGACATATCAATATGCAGCTGGAGGGCAAGATATCCCAAAGATAATCATAACGGGGCGtaaaaatggtttaaaataGCACAATTTTTCCAAACTGAACGCGTTAAATCGCTTTAGCGTACAGAAAATTTCCTATCCAAAAGAATAAGTAACCTGTAGTGTTAACAGTAAAGAAACTTCATCTCGCTATACGGTTCTTTTAAAGCTGCGGTTTGCTGCGAGCATCGGAAGTAGGAGATCTACTGGCAAGCCCGTCTCACAATTGAACCCGCCACAAAGCTGTCTGCTGCACCTAGCTAGCGAGTTAGCAAAAGAAGTAGCTGGCTACAACGGCCACTCCtttcattaagaaaaaaatgtcacacTAGTTCCAGAAAAGCCTAAACGAACCCACAACGTGTCACTTAAGCAATCAACCAGTAACCGTATATTTgccaggaaaaataaataaatactcacTGTTGCTGACCTAAGGAAGTCTAAATTTGCTCCCCAAAATGCTCCGTTATGCGATACTGGCTAGAAAGGAGAAGAACGGCGGCGGCAGCAGCAAAAACCGAACTGAACTGCTAAAATAAAGGGGGGTGTGGGGGGAGAGTCATCTGAGTGTTGACTCTCCAATCAGAAGTCCGTCTCACATTTGATTGACAGGAATAGTAAGCGCTGTAAACCTGTGGCTGTTTAGCGCGGGGAAAAGAGGCGGACTTATGGTGGTAGTTTGGTTGAGCGGAACGCTGCAGAGACTGAGGCCCACGGGGTTTCCTCCAATGAGAGCAAGGGATGAAGACGTCATCGTATTGCCATGGTGATGCTTATCCAATCACGCCCTTGCCTTCCACAAGCTGTGGGCACTGTAGGCGGGTGTGGCTCTGGCTTTTTTTCATGGCTAGAAATGTGCCTTTTTAAGTGTTTTGGTTAGATATTTCATGGTTTCTTTCTTAATTTAAAGAAATCACTTGAAAACTTGAATCGATATCTGCACATTTTAATTACTGTGGCTAATTTCTGTGTTGAAATTTATCCAGCTGCTGGGCAGTAGCCTTATGTCTATCTATATGCAAAATTGCTGACAGGTTGAATGTTGATTGTTGCTTtacatttaaagaagaaaagcagcaaCAAAAAGTAGCTTTCATTGGTCACTGGAGGACTTATTTGGGTTTAAATCCAGTAGGCTTTAAATCCAGGCATAAGCATGTCAGTTAATCAAATAGCAATGCTGAATCCACTTTCACACATGAAGACAAGTCAgcaaacttgtttttttgtttttttttttattctgctttttttGCCTGGATTTAAGCGACTTCAACTGTCACCAGGAttgatttaaatgatttaaatatCATCTTTAAAACTACCAGTAATGCCCTCTAACAATGGAAGGgattatcagaatcagaatcagaaatactttattaatcccaaagGAAATTATTCTGCAGCAACTAAATAAAGTTGTTGCTTTCACATGGTAAAAGAAAGTGATCAGCTATTGACTGAAGTAAATGAGATTACACTTTTATGACCACATTAATTAttatacaataatacaaagataCAGTGCAaaggtgtctttgcttttgatGGCGAGGACAATGCAGAGTAGGCTGAGTGGGCTTACGTAATGTGTTGAAACCCTTGTGAGGCTGCTCTCATCTAAAACCTGTATGACAGCTGATAACAACAGATAAcagctctctcgctctctctctctctctctctctgtttccctGACACCTAAAAGATGACTATGATCTGTAGTTTACCTGATACTCCTTTTTTTATCTGGGCTGGGCTTGCAGTACAAATTGTCTATTGAAAATGACTTTCCTTACTTACTTTGTATCAGTTGATTTGATTTCTTGTATGTTTGACAAGCAGTAACATCTCAAAACGTCAGTTTCCCAATTGACCACTTGAGACCAGCTCCAAATTATAGTCAAAATCTCATGAACCTCCATTTTACAATGCCGAACTAAACAGCAAAATTAAAGGTGTTAGAAGCCTTCAAcaaaaaattttctttttttttaattaatttccaGCTTCTAGATAACTGAGCTTTTAAGCCAGGGTGAACTGTATGCCAGCAGTAACCCTTGTCCTGCCCCCgctcacccccaccccccaacagGTTGCGGCAGATGACTGCCCCTCCCTGATCCTGGTTCTGCCAGTTAAATAGGAGTTTTTCCTactcactgtcaccaagtgggGGTCTGGTTGTTGAGGTTTTATCTGTATTATTGGAGGGTCTTTACCTTTTAATATAATGTGCCTTGGAGtgcctgttgt
Above is a window of Oreochromis niloticus isolate F11D_XX linkage group LG19, O_niloticus_UMD_NMBU, whole genome shotgun sequence DNA encoding:
- the LOC100700668 gene encoding 14-3-3 protein beta/alpha-1, coding for MARTDLIQKAKLAEQAERYDDMAECMKAVTEMGEELSNEERNLLSVAYKNVVGARRSSWRVISSIGLKTEGCEKKQQMVKEYREKVESELDEICKCVLKLLDDHLIKNASNSESKVFYLKMKGDYYRYLAEVASGENKTNTIESSQQAYQEAFDISKAEMEPTHPIRLGLALNFSVFFYEILNSPEKACELAKQAFDDAIAELDNLQEESYKDSTLIMQLLRDNLTLWTSDNATEEGEGEEGSKPSN